In Candidatus Bathyarchaeia archaeon, a genomic segment contains:
- a CDS encoding SMC family ATPase yields METYCCKASGGRSRLKLLSLYAHNFKKLKFTQPLLFSEGISVIAGLNESGKSTILDAILFALFGKMMRPSQRPSNEEILSYGTGEAQVKLDFAIGDLKYRIVREVHKTRANRAQLYELAGDGRQKTLATSAMDTTSEVEKLLGGITYNEIVASSVVAQKDLERLINQKLDDRRKVVNVFLNLDSFNKVQEQFDTERTRIEGTNRNPGQLTVERERLQSLQEQLKKFREAQTQLSTLAEKVEKLKSELLDLEKKFADTDFFHKTLNRYGEALKLQRSLHQEIQDKSRLAESLQQQLTRISAQRNELENARLEIDNYSGLSEIESQLSQASNMLDGLQSAEIRRVQLEESKDNLHAKIVEKTKEGTGLGITKPFDSKPRRVWTYLISTSALGAGAILSFFLALPQVAVAFGSLTIVSLLLLSRQIVSLSQQAASSRYDQEQLARAHLVQSWETELVENEQDLTKVQQDIAVRSENLFGILGSITRYSTEIEAAKDPKIAFETIFSRFDNDRQSRQSMEEKVKFLDQQLKEEPQIKEHLDHIQTEIEQVEEKFSKAQLPGLPEGLLFSETLLEETANSRDRLKESVSRNKAQIEESISRQLELRQLLEKNGDIEDQVQTQVKKVMLLEKDCAVVKLSIKGLEQTSESLRNRVKPQVERYMGLILPVITSGRYKAVQLDEDYTVRVFDPEAGEFKAKEVFSGGTEDQLLLAMRLAFALALIPQAKGHNPEFLFLDEPLGSSDRVRREGILALLRRELSQNFKQIFLISHVGDLEAEADTIIQMDNGAVREVVGRKSPARQPVAVPA; encoded by the coding sequence ATGGAAACTTACTGTTGCAAAGCTTCAGGAGGAAGGAGTCGACTGAAACTTCTAAGCCTCTACGCTCACAACTTCAAGAAACTGAAATTCACGCAGCCGTTACTCTTCTCAGAAGGCATCTCGGTCATTGCAGGACTGAATGAGAGCGGAAAATCAACAATCCTCGACGCGATTCTCTTCGCCCTGTTCGGCAAGATGATGAGACCTAGTCAGCGACCAAGCAATGAAGAAATTCTCAGTTACGGGACCGGCGAAGCTCAAGTAAAACTCGACTTCGCTATCGGTGACCTGAAGTATAGAATCGTGAGAGAGGTTCACAAAACAAGAGCCAACAGGGCACAGCTATACGAATTGGCCGGTGACGGTCGACAAAAGACACTCGCCACATCGGCGATGGACACAACGAGCGAGGTTGAGAAGCTCCTCGGTGGCATCACTTACAATGAAATTGTCGCCAGTAGCGTGGTTGCGCAGAAAGATCTCGAACGATTAATCAATCAAAAACTTGACGACCGCAGAAAAGTTGTCAATGTATTCCTCAATTTGGACAGCTTCAATAAGGTTCAGGAACAATTTGATACCGAGAGAACTCGAATTGAGGGCACAAATCGAAATCCGGGGCAGCTAACGGTCGAACGTGAGCGTCTCCAGTCTCTTCAAGAACAACTGAAAAAATTCAGAGAGGCGCAAACCCAACTTTCAACCCTCGCAGAAAAAGTCGAGAAGCTAAAGTCTGAACTTTTGGACTTGGAGAAGAAATTCGCAGATACAGATTTTTTCCACAAAACCCTGAACAGATACGGGGAAGCTTTGAAGCTCCAACGATCTCTGCACCAGGAGATTCAGGATAAGTCCCGGCTTGCGGAGAGCCTCCAACAACAGTTAACCCGGATTTCCGCCCAGAGAAACGAACTGGAGAATGCTCGTTTGGAAATTGACAATTACTCAGGACTTTCCGAAATAGAATCCCAGCTCTCCCAAGCATCGAACATGCTTGACGGGCTTCAGTCTGCTGAAATCCGCAGAGTTCAATTGGAAGAGTCGAAAGACAATCTACATGCTAAAATTGTCGAGAAGACGAAGGAAGGCACAGGCCTTGGAATTACGAAACCGTTTGACTCCAAGCCAAGACGGGTCTGGACCTACCTAATCTCGACGTCGGCCCTCGGCGCAGGCGCCATTCTCTCATTCTTTCTTGCGCTCCCACAAGTGGCCGTTGCATTCGGGTCGTTGACCATAGTCTCGCTTCTATTACTGTCCAGACAAATCGTCTCGCTTTCCCAACAAGCAGCTAGCTCAAGATACGATCAGGAGCAATTAGCCAGAGCACATCTCGTTCAGTCATGGGAAACCGAGCTTGTAGAGAATGAACAAGATCTGACGAAGGTCCAACAGGACATTGCCGTAAGGTCAGAGAATCTGTTTGGAATACTTGGGTCAATCACGAGATACTCGACCGAGATTGAAGCGGCAAAGGACCCTAAGATTGCTTTTGAGACGATCTTCTCCCGATTCGACAACGACAGGCAATCGCGCCAGTCTATGGAAGAGAAGGTCAAATTTCTGGATCAGCAATTGAAAGAAGAACCCCAGATCAAAGAACACTTGGATCACATCCAGACTGAGATCGAACAGGTCGAAGAGAAATTCAGCAAGGCTCAGTTACCAGGTCTTCCCGAAGGCCTACTCTTCTCCGAGACATTGCTTGAGGAAACTGCCAATTCGAGAGATAGGCTGAAGGAATCCGTTTCAAGAAATAAGGCCCAAATTGAAGAATCAATTTCGCGACAACTTGAGTTACGCCAGCTACTAGAAAAGAACGGCGATATCGAAGACCAGGTTCAGACGCAAGTGAAGAAGGTGATGCTGTTAGAGAAAGACTGCGCAGTTGTGAAGCTATCTATCAAAGGACTTGAGCAGACGTCTGAGTCCTTGAGAAACCGTGTCAAGCCTCAAGTCGAACGTTACATGGGGCTCATCCTTCCCGTAATAACTTCTGGAAGATACAAGGCCGTCCAACTGGATGAGGACTACACAGTCAGAGTCTTCGATCCTGAGGCGGGAGAGTTCAAGGCAAAGGAGGTTTTCTCTGGAGGCACAGAAGACCAGCTCTTACTCGCGATGAGGCTGGCCTTTGCCCTCGCCTTGATACCTCAAGCCAAAGGCCATAATCCGGAATTTCTATTCCTCGACGAGCCTCTGGGCAGTTCAGACAGAGTGCGGCGAGAGGGAATTCTCGCATTGCTTCGTAGAGAACTATCGCAGAATTTCAAGCAGATTTTCCTCATTAGCCATGTTGGAGATCTTGAAGCAGAAGCCGACACGATAATCCAAATGGACAACGGGGCCGTGCGTGAAGTCGTCGGGCGAAAATCTCCAGCGCGCCAACCAGTCGCGGTTCCCGCCTGA
- the dph2 gene encoding diphthamide biosynthesis enzyme Dph2: MSMFDLEEDKLLAEITGRGARRILIQLPDGLKNEGTRLAKLVREKTGVDVFVSAVSAWGACDLSLDAAARLKADLLVHYGHNEFLRDGSNEVPVVYIPAKSNHEIIPVVERSISLLQGKKVGLATAIQHLHKLPEAAKVLETKGFNVQTPGRGPWAHETGQVLGCDYFGLRRIQPQVDSFLIVGSYFHGLGAALSVEKPTILADPYDGTVKVLDQDRDRIVRQRYAMVDKARRANSFGIIVSTKPGQSNPTIALSIQKQVEEAGKKAVILYADEIVPQKLLDFIDIDVFVDTACPRLALDDPERFPKPIITRDEIMVAIGAWTWEQLLERGLVRL; encoded by the coding sequence ATGTCGATGTTTGACCTCGAAGAGGACAAGCTCCTAGCTGAAATAACAGGGAGAGGTGCCCGAAGGATACTGATTCAACTTCCGGACGGTCTGAAGAACGAAGGCACTCGGCTCGCGAAACTGGTTCGAGAGAAAACGGGAGTGGACGTGTTTGTCTCCGCTGTTTCTGCATGGGGTGCATGCGACCTTTCTCTGGATGCCGCTGCCCGTCTCAAAGCAGACCTACTAGTCCACTACGGGCATAACGAGTTCCTTCGCGACGGTTCGAATGAAGTGCCAGTAGTGTATATTCCGGCGAAAAGTAATCATGAGATTATTCCTGTCGTCGAAAGATCCATTTCCCTTCTCCAAGGCAAGAAAGTTGGCTTAGCCACTGCGATTCAACACTTACACAAGCTCCCCGAAGCCGCAAAGGTCCTTGAGACGAAGGGATTCAACGTTCAGACACCGGGACGCGGCCCTTGGGCGCATGAGACCGGCCAAGTTCTAGGATGCGACTACTTCGGACTCAGGAGGATTCAGCCCCAAGTAGACTCCTTCCTCATCGTCGGTAGCTATTTCCACGGTCTCGGTGCGGCTCTCTCAGTAGAGAAACCAACGATTCTTGCCGATCCCTACGATGGAACAGTCAAGGTCCTAGACCAAGACAGAGATCGAATCGTGCGCCAAAGATACGCAATGGTCGACAAAGCTAGGAGAGCTAACAGTTTCGGAATAATTGTATCGACAAAACCAGGACAGAGCAACCCAACGATCGCGCTCTCAATTCAGAAGCAGGTCGAAGAAGCAGGCAAGAAAGCGGTAATTCTCTACGCGGATGAAATTGTGCCACAGAAACTACTCGACTTCATCGATATTGATGTCTTCGTTGATACCGCATGTCCTCGTCTTGCTCTAGACGACCCAGAAAGGTTTCCGAAACCGATCATTACTAGAGACGAGATCATGGTTGCAATCGGAGCCTGGACTTGGGAACAGCTTTTGGAACGTGGACTGGTCCGCCTATAA
- a CDS encoding METTL5 family protein — protein sequence MVEEQTISKRGLEIQLAKLKTLQTSRLGLEQYPVSPEVAAELLYMAGFEHHDLEGHIIDLGTGTGRLAIGAALMGPKKIVGVDIDERSIALAKENALATGVKVEWVLSDINQITGRCDTVIMNPPYGTRTPHLDVRFLERAFELAPISYSIHKSSTREFLKRVIARKGRRVDEVRSMSLDIPHLFSFHQKRSEMVEVDLYRILA from the coding sequence TTGGTCGAAGAACAAACAATTTCTAAACGGGGACTGGAAATTCAGCTAGCAAAGCTGAAGACTCTTCAGACTTCCCGACTAGGACTCGAACAATATCCTGTATCTCCCGAAGTAGCCGCTGAACTTCTCTATATGGCCGGGTTTGAACACCACGATCTTGAAGGACACATCATCGATCTCGGAACCGGAACCGGGCGTCTGGCTATTGGAGCTGCACTGATGGGCCCAAAGAAAATCGTTGGCGTAGATATTGACGAGAGATCAATTGCCCTGGCAAAGGAGAATGCGTTGGCCACGGGAGTCAAAGTCGAATGGGTGCTCTCAGATATCAATCAGATCACGGGAAGATGTGATACCGTGATCATGAATCCCCCCTATGGAACACGGACGCCTCATCTTGATGTTCGGTTTCTCGAGCGGGCCTTCGAACTTGCGCCAATTTCGTATTCTATTCACAAGAGCTCGACCAGAGAATTTCTCAAACGCGTCATTGCAAGAAAGGGTCGGAGAGTGGATGAAGTGCGCAGTATGAGTTTGGATATTCCCCATCTGTTCTCTTTTCATCAGAAACGATCAGAAATGGTCGAAGTAGACCTTTACCGCATTCTAGCCTAG